A DNA window from Lutra lutra chromosome 8, mLutLut1.2, whole genome shotgun sequence contains the following coding sequences:
- the MCHR1 gene encoding melanin-concentrating hormone receptor 1: MCICFRMLMCLGDVSGSRGRREWGEKRGLEAADAATAPGRPPSRLRGSCSGTGGRRCRSLRGWTGERATGSGRMDLGASLLPTGPNASNTSDGPDNLTSAGPPPHTGSVSYINIIMPSVFGTICLLGIIGNSTVIFAVVKKSKLHWCSNVPDIFIINLSVVDLLFLLGMPFMIHQLMGNGVWHFGETMCTLITAMDANSQFTSTYILTAMAIDRYLATVHPISSTKFRKPSVATLVICLLWALSFISITPVWLYARLIPFPGGTVGCGIRLPNPDTDLYWFTLYQFFLAFALPFVVITAAYVRILQRMTSSVAPASQRSIRLRTKRVTRTAIAICLVFFVCWAPYYVLQLTQLSISRPTLTFVYLYNAAISLGYANSCLNPFVYIVLCETFRKRLVLSVKPAAQGQLRAISNAQTADEERTESKGT, translated from the exons ATGTGCATCTGCTTCCGAATGTTAATGTGTCTAGGTGATGTCAGTGGGAGCcggggaaggagggagtggggagagaagcggGGCTTGGAGGCGGCAGACGCTGCCACAGCGCCAGGAAGACCCCCTTCCCGACTGCGGGGCTCGTGCTCCGGGACGGGCGGGCGGCGCTGCCGCAGCCTGCGTGGGTGGACGGGCGAGCGGGCGACGGGCAGCGGCAGGATGGACCTGGGAGCCTCGCTGCTGCCCACTGGCCCCAATGCCAGCAACACCTCGGACGGCCCCGATAACCTCACCTCGGCCG GGCCACCTCCTCACACAGGGAGTGTCTCCTACATCAACATCATCATGCCTTCCGTGTTCGGCACCATCTGCCTCCTGGGCATCATCGGGAACTCCACGGTCATCTTCGCGGTGGTGAAGAAGTCCAAACTGCACTGGTGCAGCAACGTCCCCGACATCTTCATCATCAACCTCTCGGTAGTGGACCTCCTCTTTCTCCTGGGCATGCCCTTCATGATCCACCAGCTCATGGGCAATGGCGTCTGGCACTTTGGAGAAACCATGTGCACACTGATCACGGCCATGGACGCCAACAGTCAGTTCACGAGTACCTACATCCTGACGGCCATGGCCATTGACCGCTACCTGGCCACTGTGCACCCCATCTCTTCCACCAAGTTCCGGAAGCCCTCTGTGGCCACCCTGGTGATCTGCCTCCTGTGGGCCCTCTCCTTCATCAGCATCACCCCCGTGTGGCTCTACGCTAGGCTCATCCCCTTCCCGGGGGGCACGGTGGGCTGCGGCATCCGCCTGCCCAACCCAGACACTGACCTTTACTGGTTCACCCTGTACCAGTTCTTCCTGGCCTTTGCCCTGCCCTTCGTGGTCATCACTGCCGCATACGTGAGGATCCTGCAGCGCATGACGTCCTCTGTAGCTCCTGCCTCTCAACGCAGCATCCGGCTGCGGACCAAGAGGGTGACTCGTACGGCCATTGCCATCTGCCTGGTCTTCTTTGTGTGCTGGGCTCCCTACTATGTGCTCCAGCTGACCCAGTTGTCCATCAGCCGCCCAACCCTCACCTTTGTCTACCTGTACAACGCCGCCATCAGCTTGGGCTATGCCAACAGCTGCCTCAACCCCTTTGTATACATCGTGCTCTGTGAGACATTCCGCAAACGCTTGGTCCTGTCGGTGAAGCCTGCCGCCCAGGGGCAGCTTCGAGCCATCAGCAATGCCCAGACAGCCGATGAGGAGAGGACAGAAAGCAAAGGCACCTGA